The proteins below are encoded in one region of Manis javanica isolate MJ-LG chromosome 8, MJ_LKY, whole genome shotgun sequence:
- the LOC108404780 gene encoding deoxynucleotidyltransferase terminal-interacting protein 1-like: MEATGDVEQPRGPGWAERDGPELADAGAAGQLAPKNPWNVMIKHRQVQRRGHRPQITTSFTDPSVSMDLLGAVLQPSINKDIQTVFDKYMKFFQKGALNVRENVGEHVDAEELIQETCRNCLERAKVLFPSREKVMPTSIPELPGIKRARQAEEECAHRKSPIPKKRKQRPLGHMISNDQAAASKVRKPKSCGPNPREGPKWDPARLNESTTFVLGSQVNKALGMGGTRGRIYIKHPYLFKYAADPQDKHWLIGQHHMLATEGKMACLLVEEDIRDLAASDDYRGSPDLKLEELKSFVLPSWIVEKMKKHMETLRRE; this comes from the exons ATGGAGGCCACTGGCGACGTCGAGCAGCCGCGGGGACCCGGCTGGGCTGAGCGGGACGGCCCCGAGCTGGCAGACGCGGGCGCAGCGGGGCAGCTGGCTCCCAAGAACCCGTGGAATGTAATGATAAAGCACCGGCAGGTGCAGCGAAGGGGCCATCGCCCACAGATCACCACGAGCTTCACAGACCCTTCCGTCTCCATGGACCTCCTCGGAGCTGTCTTGCAGCCTAGCATCAATAAGGACATCCAGACTGTCTTTGACAAGTACATGAAGTTCTTCCAGAAGGGAGCACTGAACGTGCGAGAAAATGTCGGGGAACATGTGGATGCAGAGGAGCTGATCCAGGAGACCTGTCGGAACTGCCTAGAACGGGCTAAAGTACTGTTTCCTAGTAGAGAAAAAGTAATGCCCACATCGATCCCTGAGCTTCCAGGAATAAAGCGTGCCAGGCAGGCAGAAGAGGAATGTGCCCATCGCAAAAGCCCCATTCCCAAAAAGAGGAAGCAACGGCCTCTTGGACACATGATCTCAAATGACCAGGCAGCTGCCAGCAAGGTACGGAAACCAAAATCCTGTGGACCAAATCCCAGAGAAGGCCCCAAGTGGGACCCAGCTCGGCTGAATGAATCTACCACCTTTGTGTTGGGATCTCAAGTCAACAAGGCCCTGGGGATGGGGGGCACCAGAGGGAGAATCTACATCAAGCACCCATACCTCTTTAAGTATGCGGCTGACCCCCAGGACAAGCACTGGCTGATTGGGCAGCATCACATGCTGGCAACAGAGGGGAAGATGGCCTGCCTCCTCGTCGAGGAGGACATCCGGGACCTCGCTGCCAGCGATGACTACAG AGGAAGCCCGGACCTGAAGTTAGAGGAGCTGAAGTCCTTTGTCCTACCCTCCTGGATAgttgagaagatgaaaaagcaCATGGAGACACTACGCAGAGAATGA